The Lewinellaceae bacterium genome has a segment encoding these proteins:
- a CDS encoding gliding motility-associated C-terminal domain-containing protein, with protein sequence MRKLLLLFPAILMTLSAWAQIQVTVTIDSGNSTTTCTDIFGAADPAWSVNIENQGEVFYPETGNCYTALPNLQYTADYGCVADIPASVEVCFNAFENDNLIFELGAGCDVTKSCSQTICNNFLIPPIGSNSVQTLALPNNLSSGGEVNFTISTTSLIPPTGNDILCSAVDLGMLNFSETLGDATQGLYSNLCATNTNEPQPIDDGYFFNDAGVWFSFTTGPNPSGELFINTLSDPENTGYVIDLQVAVYTSQTGDCTGVLDLVTALSVNNSNDAWVSIICPLPNTTYFIMVDGAAPTFPMGIFGLEVIDIGVTEGGDFRCEFEDLGAVPEGGSVETPNWVSNFCATDTDDPYVQAFVSQHSVWFSFIAPPSGHVLIEGITDRLVDSIGIQLALYRSFNNLCNGPFGHVMSQYDIDDLDQSMIATCLYPGRPYWILVDGTGFNAKGIFKIRVTDNGDITPKLTIDTTICAGAQIHVGPNFYSMSGSYADTLQVFAGCDSIVFTNLTVLEPLSLIIDQTPAIGMTATGMATATATGGNGNYTYAWCNGETGQTATALVGGDNCCVTITDGIGCEIVECFDVEFLTGIIPVFENDSLNCFGESSGIIRFSTYNGVPPYAFSWVQSSTGLAGSGVIGTEGEETAIENLPGGDVEITISDTFFDTTFMANVYEPAELQLVTESIQNASCYGFCDGSIDITSSGGTGNRTYLWSNGMITEDLSGLCAGNYTLTITDVNGCQSVSPFDIIEPLEFIATGNPIQEVSCFQGADGQAGVLLQNGTAASYHWVNGEITPEISNLSVGFYDVTVTNTDGCEAYTSVQITQPSAPLLVGIDVLNEVSCFGESDGALQADVSGPWTTLTYTWSSGAQTAVAANLGAGNYNLMIINEKGCIANADYVLTQPSQLLANVSAKDITCLDPPNGGEIRVDTVFGGMPGYLFSVDGENFSSFQTFSGLTEGAYEVVVQDAAGCEVLLNITVNGPPELFVDLGEDFEISLGETIELAALSNSNTLEFTWNHSDTVKVGDIVVSPLVSSLYHVAVFDTLTKCSAEDAVFIWVNKNRNIYIPNAFSPNNDGVNDDFGIYGGVGVQAIKSFRIFSRAGDMFFERTHFAPNDPGNRWDGKFQGQPLNAGVYVFMAEIEFVDGITEVFKGDVILLK encoded by the coding sequence ATGAGAAAATTACTACTACTATTCCCTGCAATATTAATGACCCTATCGGCTTGGGCTCAAATCCAGGTCACCGTTACCATTGACAGTGGAAATTCTACGACTACCTGTACTGATATTTTCGGAGCTGCGGATCCGGCCTGGAGCGTTAATATTGAAAATCAGGGTGAAGTTTTCTACCCTGAAACAGGAAATTGCTACACTGCCTTGCCGAATTTGCAATACACGGCCGACTACGGCTGTGTAGCGGATATCCCGGCTTCCGTTGAAGTATGTTTTAATGCATTTGAAAATGACAATTTAATTTTTGAATTAGGAGCCGGGTGTGATGTGACCAAGTCATGCAGCCAGACCATTTGTAATAATTTTCTTATTCCTCCCATTGGCTCGAATTCCGTACAAACCCTTGCGCTACCGAACAACCTGTCTTCAGGGGGTGAGGTCAACTTCACCATTTCCACAACGTCCTTAATTCCTCCTACAGGGAATGATATTTTATGCAGCGCTGTTGACCTGGGAATGTTGAACTTTTCGGAAACACTGGGCGATGCAACACAGGGGCTCTACAGCAATTTGTGCGCTACCAATACCAACGAACCTCAACCCATTGATGATGGTTATTTCTTTAATGATGCCGGGGTGTGGTTTTCCTTTACCACAGGGCCTAATCCTTCAGGAGAGCTTTTCATCAATACGCTCAGTGATCCTGAAAACACAGGATATGTGATCGACCTCCAGGTGGCGGTTTATACCTCCCAAACAGGAGATTGTACAGGTGTTTTAGATCTCGTAACCGCTCTTTCTGTCAATAATTCCAATGATGCATGGGTGTCCATAATATGCCCGCTGCCGAATACCACTTATTTTATCATGGTTGACGGGGCAGCGCCTACCTTTCCAATGGGGATTTTCGGACTGGAAGTCATTGACATTGGCGTTACTGAAGGCGGTGATTTCAGATGTGAATTTGAAGACCTTGGCGCGGTGCCCGAAGGGGGAAGTGTCGAAACGCCGAATTGGGTGTCTAATTTTTGCGCCACAGACACGGATGATCCTTATGTTCAGGCTTTTGTGAGCCAACATTCCGTCTGGTTCAGTTTTATTGCCCCTCCTTCAGGGCATGTTCTCATCGAGGGGATTACGGACAGGCTTGTAGATTCTATTGGCATTCAATTGGCACTGTATCGTTCTTTTAATAATTTATGCAATGGCCCTTTTGGTCATGTCATGAGTCAATATGATATTGACGATTTGGATCAAAGCATGATTGCCACCTGTTTGTATCCGGGCAGACCCTATTGGATACTGGTGGATGGCACCGGGTTTAACGCAAAAGGAATTTTTAAGATAAGGGTTACCGATAATGGGGATATCACGCCCAAGTTAACCATTGACACAACGATATGTGCCGGTGCTCAAATACATGTAGGGCCGAATTTTTATTCCATGAGTGGCAGTTATGCGGATACTCTCCAGGTTTTTGCCGGTTGTGACAGTATCGTTTTTACGAACCTGACCGTATTGGAACCTTTGAGCCTGATCATTGATCAGACGCCTGCCATAGGCATGACGGCCACCGGAATGGCTACTGCCACTGCTACAGGCGGGAACGGCAACTATACCTACGCATGGTGCAATGGCGAAACGGGACAGACCGCCACAGCTCTTGTAGGCGGTGATAACTGCTGTGTGACGATAACAGATGGTATCGGTTGTGAAATCGTTGAATGTTTTGATGTCGAATTTCTTACGGGAATCATCCCTGTTTTTGAAAATGATTCCCTCAATTGTTTTGGGGAATCCAGCGGGATCATTCGGTTTTCCACCTACAATGGAGTGCCTCCTTATGCTTTCTCCTGGGTGCAAAGTTCAACCGGTTTGGCAGGTTCAGGAGTTATTGGAACAGAGGGGGAGGAAACTGCAATTGAAAACCTGCCTGGCGGGGACGTGGAAATTACCATTTCCGATACCTTCTTTGACACTACATTCATGGCCAATGTTTATGAACCCGCCGAGCTTCAGCTTGTCACTGAATCCATACAAAATGCATCCTGTTACGGATTTTGTGATGGCTCCATTGATATCACCAGCTCAGGAGGTACAGGAAACCGGACTTATTTATGGTCCAACGGAATGATTACCGAAGATTTAAGTGGTCTTTGTGCCGGAAATTATACTTTGACGATAACCGATGTCAACGGTTGTCAATCCGTCTCTCCGTTCGATATTATAGAACCCCTGGAATTTATTGCCACCGGAAATCCCATCCAGGAGGTCTCCTGTTTTCAGGGTGCTGATGGGCAGGCAGGGGTTTTACTTCAGAACGGAACGGCAGCTTCTTACCATTGGGTCAATGGAGAAATTACCCCGGAGATCAGCAACCTTTCTGTCGGTTTTTATGATGTTACCGTTACCAATACAGATGGATGCGAAGCTTATACCTCCGTCCAGATTACACAACCGTCGGCTCCCCTGCTTGTGGGGATAGATGTCTTAAATGAGGTAAGTTGTTTTGGCGAATCAGATGGTGCCTTGCAGGCCGATGTTTCAGGCCCGTGGACCACTCTTACTTACACATGGAGCTCAGGTGCTCAAACGGCAGTGGCCGCCAACCTCGGAGCAGGGAATTATAACCTCATGATTATCAATGAGAAGGGCTGTATTGCTAATGCCGACTATGTCCTCACCCAGCCCTCCCAATTGTTGGCCAATGTTAGTGCCAAAGATATTACCTGTCTGGATCCTCCCAACGGTGGGGAGATCAGGGTCGATACCGTTTTTGGGGGCATGCCGGGTTATCTTTTTTCTGTGGACGGGGAGAATTTTTCTTCTTTCCAGACCTTTAGCGGATTGACGGAAGGAGCTTATGAAGTAGTGGTTCAGGATGCTGCGGGCTGTGAAGTATTGCTGAACATTACCGTAAACGGTCCTCCTGAATTGTTTGTCGACCTGGGAGAAGATTTTGAAATCTCCCTTGGAGAAACCATAGAATTGGCCGCCCTGAGCAACAGTAATACGCTGGAATTCACCTGGAATCATTCCGATACCGTGAAAGTAGGCGATATTGTGGTCAGTCCACTCGTTTCAAGCCTCTATCATGTAGCCGTTTTTGATACCCTCACAAAATGTTCCGCAGAAGATGCGGTTTTTATCTGGGTAAATAAAAACCGAAATATCTATATTCCAAACGCTTTCAGTCCTAATAATGACGGAGTCAACGATGATTTTGGCATTTACGGAGGAGTGGGCGTTCAAGCCATTAAATCATTCCGCATTTTCTCACGAGCCGGAGATATGTTTTTCGAAAGGACTCATTTTGCACCCAATGATCCCGGGAATCGATGGGATGGGAAATTCCAGGGTCAACCGCTAAATGCAGGCGTTTATGTCTTTATGGCTGAAATTGAATTTGTCGATGGCATTACTGAAGTTTTCAAAGGGGATGTAATCCTGCTGAAATAG
- a CDS encoding PorP/SprF family type IX secretion system membrane protein, protein MKRLFLLPLFMFIALSIRAQQLPLFTQYRENATLINPASMESDFLASAQNMTFGVSIRSQWTGISGGPRTRVLRGSFVNSKSSGASFLVGGHIISDVTGPTGVTGVYGRVGAVISPDPEYSGIALALSGGLVQYKIDASEIILHDQGDVLGTQSYSQLHPDVGVGVFAYQVVGDGNMLYGGISVPQILGLDLAFSDENGEFSVKRVQHFYGHVGLYKFLRDEENFIEPSIWLKYTPNAPVNADFNLRVKLPGSIWVGSGVSTAKNFHLDLGFDLGDNVGFDNLIKFGYGYDYSFSPFGPFVGSTHELNLSISFER, encoded by the coding sequence ATGAAAAGACTTTTTCTACTTCCCTTATTTATGTTTATTGCACTTTCTATCCGTGCACAACAGCTTCCTCTTTTTACCCAGTACCGGGAAAATGCGACCTTAATCAATCCGGCTTCCATGGAAAGTGATTTTCTGGCTTCTGCCCAAAATATGACCTTTGGTGTTTCCATCAGGAGTCAGTGGACAGGAATCAGCGGCGGACCGAGGACAAGGGTGCTGAGAGGCTCTTTTGTCAATTCAAAATCAAGCGGCGCCTCATTTTTGGTAGGGGGGCACATTATCAGTGATGTTACCGGACCTACCGGAGTAACAGGGGTTTACGGCCGTGTAGGAGCCGTGATTAGTCCCGATCCTGAATATAGTGGTATTGCTCTGGCATTGAGTGGAGGGCTCGTTCAATACAAAATAGATGCCAGCGAAATCATTTTACATGATCAGGGTGATGTGTTGGGTACACAGAGTTATTCTCAATTACATCCCGATGTCGGAGTAGGCGTATTTGCTTATCAGGTGGTAGGCGATGGAAATATGCTCTATGGAGGAATTTCCGTACCTCAAATTCTCGGACTTGATCTGGCTTTTTCGGATGAGAATGGAGAATTTAGTGTAAAAAGAGTGCAGCACTTTTATGGTCACGTTGGGCTTTATAAATTTTTACGCGACGAAGAAAATTTCATAGAACCTTCCATTTGGTTAAAATATACTCCTAATGCACCTGTCAATGCTGACTTCAACCTTAGGGTGAAATTGCCCGGCAGCATTTGGGTGGGTTCAGGAGTCTCCACCGCAAAGAACTTTCACCTTGATTTAGGATTTGATCTCGGGGATAATGTTGGGTTTGATAACTTAATCAAATTCGGTTATGGTTATGATTATTCATTCAGTCCTTTCGGCCCCTTTGTGGGAAGTACTCATGAGTTAAATTTGTCTATTTCTTTCGAAAGATAA
- a CDS encoding gliding motility-associated C-terminal domain-containing protein has protein sequence MKNFFISLVFLLGCSLSAIAQPVMTLNDVTVNNGNAGCITVTIGSFAPLGIPNIFSIENVMFQWNPANFTNINIQNINPAVLGLDPGDFSINQGLGTMMMDWVYLECSLENDSGPGVTFPNINNAMPVFDICFDSATGDYGSCAPIEVVNPPNNPPVVHRAFTFNVGCPNIGMVINEPGCVFFDVSPLQIVASQESGNTGDLVCVDFSVSNFIDMQSAQFDIIWDPTVLACVNQIPGDIPNLNSSNFNCLPGGKFRVSWASLPDQGVTVDDETLFFTACFDILAPCESYTSLDIDVSALVEITNTTSPEDGFSLPYQYSAGSVTTGDCDPIGLQLFANCGDPVNINDNFCVEVTVGDNFFAITDMSFLMEWNEQILTFTGVQNLNSNVVNLNNSISANIQNGFLSVDWQGPPPATIPNGGGLFDVCFTVTGLGGNSPFTFIQSPSNVQSMNGPNIGINPSNCQVQVIQPEGVAMSLGSGSATFGEEFCVDIAVSNFDSITSYQYSLNWDPALFDYISSNVMNFPGATNANITDAGSNGGLIFFDYNGNTPITIDDGTVIMQICFAPLGTPGTCTPLEMITVPLAPEAISASSNGENIGILDSPGDLCTLFPEGFGIYVDTVSGLWLDTACVTVSVESFDNITDATLRINWDPTMLNFVEANNFGTWPGLVLNTAGSSSGLIGIDWSMPGATAIPDGTDVFEMCFELIGDAPVCTPVSISSFPAPIVSTSNGMGSLVYENGEVCIEDRYILTDLVIVPTTCPGECDGEITFSVAGGTEPLGTTWNQNGQQQFMPFHATNLCAGDTVFVTVFDNSQPILFETFTFVVPLDTINVPTANAGNDATINCNTGLALLQGTASPGANVYWTDLSNGNTLPGNTYFADHPGIFKFTAENPISGCSAMDTAQVFAGTYPIAQAGNNLSYTCLSDTLTLNGTGSSVGDTISYSWSVLEGGDIVTGDENLLMPQVTGPGLYMISVENEINQCAITDTVRVEDDRLLPEAIINNGAETITLTCDAAVILNAATQNNEPVIVEYEWFDSANNSLSTNPNFAVSDLGTYYLVAFNSLTSCQASDTIQVVPNEDFPVITTIPAADTSLTCLVDTIQIIAEVDGNPINYIYSWSTLDGQFVSGTDTTLMPIIVAAGVYTLEVMDTSTHCTAIAEITVALDTIAPVADAGLDLVLTCAVESDTLQGPNTSTGVNMAYAWTDSNGMILSTESFLVVDTEGTYCLEVINTESGCSSSDCAEVILNAGLPVVTSANFIQNITCENDTLTLQPDMITSPNGVYDVLWSGDSFIGDDTLEFIMVDMAGVYQISVTDPVTGCVGIGDFVIGMDTISPVADAGTGPLFLNCITDVVTLGSNNSSSGPEYTYLWANTVAGETPTPDNTPMTDVMTAGTYQLTVMNTNNGCSTADEIEVAEDFEVPVVTIADPEMLTCIQECVDLTASAGGLADITVAWLGLDGGAANPVDALVTSVCEAGSYSVSVTNNVNGCVGLDTILVEADITVPVIAFEVPSLITCAELTSILDASGTGAAGDYSTIEWTGPGSITPPNGNLMVEVDEPGDYELHVIFLSNGCEATDVVTVDSDTELPVANAGEDFILECGEVGAADGSGSSQGAAFEYNWTALTGTIVGDPTGISPMVEGAGTYVIDVTNTDNGCASADTVMITFEFPPDAVTMIDSLHCGDSITISANLPAGTTGVWTSLGATTVNDPTSATSLATPLLPGDNLFIWTLSADGCDAYSSDTLIISSESAPIANNDLIELTEEIRFGSTNILANDITTGEVTITLLSEPSFGQMDSLVNGTYSYSVGPGASGETEVVYQICSTSCPDKCDEATIIIIVPEDPNQPEIPNTITPNEDGLNDFLIFDIIANNPPDQFPDNEIIIFNRWGDIVYQAAPYNNDWNGLNAEGKELPHGTYYYILRLNISKGEIIRGDVTIIK, from the coding sequence ATGAAGAATTTTTTCATAAGCCTGGTATTTTTACTGGGTTGTAGTTTATCGGCCATTGCCCAACCTGTAATGACATTAAATGACGTTACGGTAAACAATGGTAACGCCGGCTGTATCACAGTCACCATTGGAAGTTTTGCCCCTTTGGGGATTCCCAATATTTTTTCTATTGAAAATGTGATGTTCCAATGGAATCCGGCCAACTTTACCAACATCAATATTCAAAATATAAACCCCGCCGTTCTGGGGCTTGATCCTGGAGATTTTAGCATCAACCAGGGGCTTGGAACGATGATGATGGATTGGGTTTATCTGGAATGTTCCCTCGAAAATGATAGTGGTCCCGGTGTGACTTTCCCTAACATCAATAATGCCATGCCCGTTTTTGACATTTGTTTTGATTCAGCCACCGGCGATTACGGCAGTTGTGCTCCCATTGAGGTGGTGAACCCGCCAAATAATCCTCCGGTAGTTCACAGAGCATTCACTTTTAACGTTGGCTGCCCGAATATTGGTATGGTGATCAATGAACCGGGATGCGTGTTTTTCGATGTTAGCCCGCTTCAGATAGTGGCTTCCCAGGAATCCGGCAATACCGGTGATTTGGTTTGTGTCGATTTTTCGGTGTCGAATTTTATTGACATGCAAAGTGCCCAGTTTGATATCATCTGGGATCCTACCGTATTAGCGTGTGTCAATCAGATTCCGGGAGATATTCCCAATCTAAACAGCAGCAACTTTAACTGTTTGCCGGGAGGTAAATTCAGGGTTTCCTGGGCCAGTTTGCCTGATCAGGGTGTAACGGTAGATGATGAAACGCTTTTCTTTACAGCATGTTTTGATATTCTTGCTCCCTGTGAATCTTATACCTCTCTGGATATTGACGTCAGCGCACTGGTTGAGATTACTAATACCACTTCTCCGGAGGATGGGTTTTCACTCCCCTATCAGTATTCAGCGGGAAGTGTTACCACCGGGGATTGTGATCCCATAGGATTGCAGCTTTTTGCCAATTGTGGCGATCCCGTTAATATCAATGATAATTTTTGCGTGGAGGTTACGGTTGGTGATAATTTTTTCGCCATCACCGATATGTCTTTTCTGATGGAATGGAACGAGCAGATTCTCACTTTTACCGGGGTTCAAAATTTAAACTCCAATGTGGTAAACCTCAATAACTCCATTTCTGCCAATATTCAAAACGGATTTTTGAGCGTGGATTGGCAAGGCCCTCCCCCGGCGACCATCCCGAACGGAGGTGGATTATTTGACGTTTGTTTTACGGTTACGGGACTTGGAGGGAACAGTCCTTTCACCTTTATCCAATCCCCTTCCAATGTTCAGTCGATGAATGGACCGAACATCGGAATTAATCCTAGCAACTGCCAGGTACAAGTGATTCAGCCAGAGGGTGTTGCCATGTCATTAGGTAGCGGGAGCGCAACTTTTGGCGAAGAATTTTGCGTTGATATTGCTGTATCCAATTTTGATTCGATAACGTCTTATCAATATTCCCTTAACTGGGACCCGGCTCTTTTTGATTACATTTCCTCAAACGTTATGAATTTCCCTGGCGCTACCAATGCCAACATCACGGATGCTGGTAGTAACGGAGGATTAATTTTCTTTGATTATAACGGTAATACCCCCATCACCATCGATGACGGAACAGTTATCATGCAGATCTGTTTTGCTCCACTAGGTACTCCGGGTACCTGCACCCCCCTTGAAATGATCACCGTTCCTTTGGCACCGGAAGCCATTTCCGCCAGCTCGAACGGGGAAAATATTGGCATTCTCGATTCTCCTGGTGATTTGTGTACCTTATTCCCTGAAGGTTTTGGCATTTATGTTGATACCGTTTCCGGATTATGGCTGGATACGGCATGTGTTACCGTTTCGGTTGAATCCTTTGATAATATTACAGACGCCACCCTTCGGATTAATTGGGATCCTACCATGCTTAATTTCGTTGAAGCCAATAACTTTGGCACATGGCCGGGGTTGGTGCTCAATACAGCGGGCAGCTCGAGCGGATTGATTGGGATTGACTGGAGCATGCCAGGTGCCACTGCTATTCCGGATGGAACCGACGTTTTTGAAATGTGTTTTGAGCTCATCGGAGATGCTCCGGTATGCACTCCTGTTTCAATCTCCAGTTTCCCTGCTCCTATTGTTAGTACCTCTAATGGCATGGGAAGCCTGGTTTATGAAAATGGAGAGGTTTGTATTGAAGATCGATACATCTTGACGGATTTGGTGATCGTTCCGACTACTTGTCCAGGAGAATGTGACGGGGAAATCACTTTTAGCGTGGCCGGTGGCACAGAACCATTGGGGACCACATGGAATCAGAATGGTCAGCAACAGTTCATGCCGTTTCATGCCACTAATTTGTGCGCAGGAGACACTGTTTTCGTTACTGTTTTTGACAACAGTCAGCCTATTTTATTCGAGACTTTTACCTTTGTGGTGCCGTTGGATACGATTAATGTGCCTACGGCAAATGCAGGAAATGATGCGACCATCAACTGTAATACAGGGTTGGCATTGTTGCAGGGAACCGCCTCTCCCGGTGCAAATGTTTACTGGACCGATCTTTCCAATGGAAATACCTTACCTGGAAATACCTATTTTGCTGACCATCCCGGAATTTTTAAATTCACAGCAGAGAACCCCATATCCGGTTGTAGTGCGATGGATACGGCCCAGGTTTTTGCAGGAACCTATCCTATTGCTCAGGCCGGGAATAATTTATCTTACACTTGTTTGTCAGATACATTAACGCTCAATGGTACAGGGTCTTCTGTGGGAGATACCATTTCTTATTCTTGGAGTGTTTTAGAAGGAGGAGATATTGTTACAGGGGATGAGAATTTGCTTATGCCTCAGGTAACAGGCCCAGGATTGTATATGATCTCCGTTGAAAATGAGATCAACCAATGTGCTATTACCGATACGGTGCGGGTAGAAGATGACCGTTTGTTGCCGGAAGCGATCATCAATAATGGTGCAGAAACCATAACCCTCACATGTGATGCTGCAGTGATTTTAAATGCCGCCACTCAAAATAATGAACCGGTTATTGTAGAATATGAATGGTTTGACAGCGCCAATAACTCTTTATCAACCAATCCAAATTTTGCAGTCAGTGACCTGGGGACTTATTACCTGGTTGCCTTTAACTCACTTACCAGTTGTCAGGCTTCAGATACAATACAGGTGGTGCCCAACGAGGATTTTCCTGTGATCACCACCATTCCGGCCGCGGATACCAGCCTTACTTGTTTGGTAGACACCATACAGATCATTGCGGAAGTGGATGGGAATCCGATAAATTACATTTATTCCTGGTCTACTCTTGATGGCCAATTTGTTTCGGGCACCGATACAACGCTGATGCCAATAATCGTTGCCGCAGGGGTTTATACACTTGAAGTGATGGACACATCAACCCATTGTACCGCCATAGCGGAAATTACAGTGGCGCTCGATACCATCGCCCCTGTCGCAGATGCTGGTCTGGACCTGGTGCTTACCTGTGCCGTGGAATCAGATACTCTGCAAGGACCAAATACCTCCACGGGAGTTAATATGGCCTATGCCTGGACCGATTCCAATGGAATGATTCTTTCTACGGAGTCATTTCTGGTGGTAGATACTGAAGGTACTTATTGCCTGGAGGTCATCAATACTGAATCGGGTTGTTCGTCCTCCGACTGCGCCGAAGTGATCCTCAATGCAGGACTTCCTGTGGTCACCAGTGCGAACTTTATACAAAATATTACCTGTGAAAATGATACGCTTACGTTACAACCAGATATGATCACCTCTCCGAATGGCGTTTATGACGTCTTGTGGAGTGGAGATTCTTTTATTGGAGATGATACACTGGAATTTATCATGGTGGATATGGCAGGGGTTTACCAGATCAGTGTAACCGATCCAGTTACCGGATGTGTGGGTATTGGAGATTTCGTGATCGGAATGGATACTATTTCACCTGTCGCGGATGCAGGAACGGGTCCGTTGTTTTTAAACTGTATTACTGATGTGGTTACCCTGGGGTCGAACAATTCATCTTCCGGTCCTGAATATACTTACTTGTGGGCCAATACGGTAGCCGGGGAAACTCCGACACCGGACAACACCCCGATGACAGATGTCATGACGGCAGGAACCTACCAGCTTACCGTTATGAATACTAACAACGGTTGTTCTACTGCTGATGAGATTGAAGTAGCAGAAGATTTTGAAGTGCCTGTTGTTACGATCGCAGATCCTGAAATGCTGACTTGTATTCAGGAATGTGTTGATCTTACTGCCTCAGCGGGTGGTTTGGCCGATATCACAGTGGCCTGGCTCGGGCTTGACGGCGGCGCTGCCAATCCTGTTGATGCATTGGTTACTTCCGTTTGCGAGGCGGGAAGTTATTCCGTATCCGTTACCAATAACGTCAACGGCTGTGTCGGATTGGATACCATCCTGGTGGAGGCAGACATAACAGTACCCGTCATTGCTTTTGAGGTACCCTCACTGATTACCTGTGCCGAACTTACTTCCATACTCGATGCCTCAGGTACCGGAGCCGCTGGTGATTACAGCACTATTGAATGGACTGGCCCAGGAAGTATTACCCCTCCAAACGGCAACCTGATGGTTGAAGTTGATGAGCCTGGAGATTATGAACTTCATGTTATTTTCCTTTCCAACGGATGTGAAGCCACCGATGTGGTTACCGTGGACAGCGATACGGAATTACCGGTTGCCAATGCCGGTGAAGATTTTATACTTGAATGTGGAGAGGTCGGTGCAGCAGACGGTAGCGGATCTTCCCAGGGGGCAGCATTTGAATATAATTGGACGGCGCTCACAGGAACTATTGTAGGAGATCCAACAGGAATTTCTCCTATGGTTGAAGGTGCGGGCACCTATGTCATTGATGTGACCAACACGGACAACGGTTGTGCCAGCGCCGATACAGTTATGATCACTTTTGAATTTCCACCGGATGCGGTAACGATGATCGATTCACTGCATTGTGGAGATTCCATAACCATTTCAGCGAATTTACCTGCGGGTACAACAGGCGTTTGGACTTCATTAGGCGCAACCACGGTGAATGATCCAACTTCGGCTACTTCCCTTGCAACGCCCCTTTTGCCGGGTGATAACCTCTTTATATGGACTTTATCTGCTGACGGATGTGACGCTTACAGTTCAGATACGCTTATCATTTCGAGCGAATCGGCTCCTATTGCCAATAACGATTTAATCGAACTGACGGAAGAGATCAGGTTTGGTTCTACCAATATTTTAGCCAATGACATTACCACAGGAGAGGTGACCATAACACTCCTTTCAGAACCTTCTTTTGGTCAGATGGATAGTCTTGTTAACGGAACTTACAGTTACTCCGTCGGGCCCGGGGCCTCAGGAGAAACGGAAGTCGTTTACCAGATTTGCAGTACAAGCTGCCCTGATAAATGCGATGAGGCGACCATCATCATCATCGTACCTGAAGACCCGAACCAACCGGAAATTCCGAATACGATTACGCCTAATGAGGATGGTTTGAATGATTTTCTCATTTTTGATATCATTGCGAACAATCCGCCTGATCAATTTCCGGATAATGAAATCATCATTTTCAATCGGTGGGGAGATATTGTTTACCAGGCTGCTCCTTATAATAATGACTGGAACGGGCTAAATGCTGAAGGAAAAGAGTTGCCTCACGGTACATATTACTACATTCTGCGGCTGAATATTTCAAAAGGAGAAATTATTCGCGGTGATGTGACGATCATAAAATAA